A region of Colletotrichum higginsianum IMI 349063 chromosome 10, whole genome shotgun sequence DNA encodes the following proteins:
- a CDS encoding MatE family transporter, whose amino-acid sequence MPDEAGCSRYVTIERDALTEIENRFIQILLILKDFFYEKVLLIFYNSVSLRPVMAGAHFVAWSQAPCGPMNIRSTLPSKHQFYAQDQTQLRRIQPANMDLRLLQESKAELQEAILLIRFSLPVIAAYLVQNSFQTISMMLVGQFYPESLSVAAFSYMFSTCTGWLIGMGGLTALDTLASTAFTGCDKHYTGILLQRATIVLSLLYIPVAVIWVYAEPLFVALGQDKVLSHESARFLTHLIPGGLG is encoded by the exons ATGCCTGATGAGGCTGGGTGTAGCCGCTACGTGACAATTGAAAGGGACGCCCTGACCGA GATAGAGAACAGATTTATTCAGATTCTTCTGATCCTCAAGGACTTCTTTTACGAGAAGGTCTTACTAATCTTCTACAACAGCGTCAGCCTTCGGCCTGTAATGGCGGGTGCACATTTTGTTGCATGG AGTCAGGCACCATGCGGCCCAATGAACATACGATCAACACTACCGAGCAAACATCAATTCTACGCCCAAGATCAAACACAGCTACGTCGAATCCAACCGGCAAACATGGATTTGCGTCTGCTACAAGAAAGCAAAGCTGAGCTCCAAGAGGCCATTCTTTTGATTCGGTTTTCGTTGCCCGTCATTGCTGCATATCTCGTGCAAAACTCATTCCAAACCATATCAATGATGCTTGTTGGGCAGTTCTATCCCGAAAGTCTATCAGTTGCTGCCTTCTCGTACATGTTTAGCACATGCACTGGGTGGCTTATTGGAATGGGCGGCTTGACTGCTCTCGATACCCTGGCTTCAACTGCCTTTACTGGCTGTGACAAGCACTACACCGGCATTTTGCTACAGAGAGCCACGATTGTTCTCTCGTTGCTTTATATCCCGGTAGCCGTCATCTGGGTGTATGCTGAACCCCTTTTCGTTGCTCTTGGACAAGACAAAGTACTGTCGCATGAGTCGGCCAGGTTCTTGACGCATCTTATCCCTGGTGGTCTTGGATAA
- a CDS encoding Superoxide dismutase, whose translation MRISSITFIIAAAAVGRVASQSTGELGDATIATNPAGVVYEAVLPGQLFYKAGSLNGNVRGSIIASTATGGKGVKFKVKFSNLPKEGGPFTYHLHVNPVPQDGNCTKTLAHLDPFIRGEATPCNVSKPETCQVGDLSGKYGTVIADNEKTYIDPYLSIVEGPGSFFGNRSFVFHFANKTRISCANFTTKRPTLTPTFPL comes from the exons ATGAGGATTTCCTCCATCACCTTTATCATCGCTGCCGCAGCTGTTGGCCGCGTAGCATCTCAAAGCACCGGC GAACTCGGCGATGCCACTATTGCCACCAACCCAGCTGGTGTTGTGTACGAGGCAGTGCTTCCCGGCCAGCTTTTCTACAAGGCAGGTTCGTTGAACGGCAACGTTCGAGGCTCCATCATTGCCTCAACGGCCACAGGCGGCAAGGGTGTCAAGTTCAAGGTTAAGTTCTCGAACTTGCCTAAGGAGGGCGGCCCATTCA CCTACCACCTCCACGTCAACCCTGTACCGCAGGATGGCAACTGCACAAAGACTCTAGCTCATCTCGACCCCTTTATTCGCGGCGAGGCCACGCCATGCAATGTGTCCAAGCCTGAGACCTGCCAGGTCGGTGACCTGAGTGGCAAGTATGGTACTGTAATCGCCGACAACGAAAAGACCTACATTGACCCCTACCTTTCCATTGTGGAGGGTCCCGGCTCCTTCTTTGGCAACCGTAGTTTCGTCTTTCACTTTGCGAACAAGACACGTATCAGCTGCGCGAACTTCACAACAAAAAGACCTACATTGACCCCTACCTTTCCATTGTGA
- a CDS encoding Isochorismatase hydrolase produces the protein MDAIIAEEAVDTRDVPGSSAEKLNKASLNTIADAFRTLIQ, from the exons ATG GATGCCATCAttgccgaggaggcggtCGACACAAGGGACGTCCCGGGTTCAAGTGCAGAAAAGTTAAATAAAGCCTCCCTCAACACAATTGCCGACGCTTTTAGAACTTTGATTCAATGA
- a CDS encoding EC3 protein, whose product MYFTNIFVLLLALPFTTKPGCYALPANKHIGNPIHIKKPGYKPIAWYPKEHDHTNNVWAWNIAHCGKFKC is encoded by the exons ATGTACTTTACAAacatcttcgtcctccttctcgctcTTCCCTTTACAACCAAGCCTGGATGCTATGCGCTCCCTGCCAATAAGCATATAGGCAACCCTATTCA TATTAAAAAACCTGGCTATAAACCTATTGCATGGTATCCAAAAGAGCATGATCATACTAATAATGTGTGGGCGTGGAATATAGCACACTGTGGAAAGTTTAAATGTTGA